A genomic segment from Verrucomicrobiia bacterium encodes:
- a CDS encoding potassium transporter Kup, producing the protein MESKPSSRLRLAGLTLAALGVVYGDIGTSPLYALKECFGGAHGVAPTPANILGVLSLVIWSLILVVSVMYLIFVLRADNKGEGGILALLSLAFPERRDGVAPGRVATGMILLGLFGAALLYGDGMITPAITVLGAVEGLEVATQRFAPFVVPLAVVIVVALFGVQGAGTGTIGKVFGPVMILWFATIGALGVHGILMHPGVFGAVNPLHAVEFFQRNGWLGFKVLGAVVLVVTGGEALYADMGHFGARPMRLAWFGMVLPALLANYLGQGALLLEDADASVNPFYRLSPRWMLLPLVGLATAAAVIASQALISGAFSLTMQAVQLGYLPRLAIEHTSERERGQIFIPQVNWALMVACVALVLGFRSSSNLAAAYGIAVTVTMLITTVLFYFVARRLWGWKLWTTLAVVIPAFLIEAAFFGANSLKFMHGGWFPLLVASMVFLLMTTWRTGRRLLWERVRTTALPATQFLEGIGRREVPRVKGTGVYLAGNPEGVPIALLHNLKHNKVLHDRVIFLTIVVHDTSRVDDASRITVEELGQGFWRVRASFGFMEEPNVPQVLRRCADYGLKLREAETSYFLSRETIISSRKSGMVRWREMLFAVMARNSQSATSFFQLPANRVVELGMQVEI; encoded by the coding sequence ATGGAATCCAAACCCTCGAGCCGGCTGAGACTTGCCGGGCTGACCCTGGCCGCCCTCGGTGTGGTGTACGGCGACATCGGCACGAGCCCGCTTTACGCGCTCAAGGAATGTTTTGGAGGCGCCCATGGCGTGGCACCCACGCCGGCCAACATCCTGGGGGTGCTGTCCCTGGTGATCTGGTCGCTGATCCTGGTGGTCTCGGTGATGTACCTCATCTTTGTGCTGCGGGCCGACAACAAGGGCGAGGGCGGCATTCTTGCGCTGCTGTCGCTGGCGTTTCCCGAGCGCCGGGATGGCGTCGCCCCGGGCAGGGTGGCGACGGGCATGATCCTGCTGGGCCTGTTTGGTGCCGCCCTGCTTTATGGCGACGGGATGATCACACCGGCCATCACGGTCCTCGGGGCCGTCGAGGGGCTTGAGGTCGCCACGCAGCGTTTTGCGCCATTCGTGGTGCCGCTGGCGGTCGTTATCGTAGTGGCGCTTTTTGGGGTGCAGGGCGCGGGAACGGGGACGATCGGCAAGGTGTTTGGTCCGGTGATGATCCTTTGGTTCGCCACCATCGGCGCGCTGGGGGTGCATGGGATTCTGATGCACCCGGGGGTGTTCGGTGCCGTGAATCCCCTCCATGCCGTCGAGTTTTTCCAGCGGAATGGATGGCTGGGATTCAAGGTGCTCGGTGCCGTGGTGCTCGTGGTCACCGGAGGCGAGGCGTTGTATGCCGACATGGGGCACTTTGGCGCGCGACCGATGCGCCTGGCGTGGTTCGGCATGGTGCTGCCGGCGTTGCTGGCCAATTACCTCGGCCAGGGCGCGCTGCTCCTCGAGGACGCCGATGCCTCGGTCAACCCCTTCTACCGGCTGTCTCCGCGCTGGATGCTGCTGCCGTTGGTCGGACTGGCCACGGCCGCGGCGGTGATCGCGTCCCAGGCCCTGATCAGCGGCGCCTTTTCACTGACCATGCAGGCGGTGCAACTGGGCTACCTGCCGCGACTGGCCATCGAGCACACCAGCGAGCGGGAGCGCGGCCAGATCTTCATTCCCCAGGTCAATTGGGCTCTGATGGTGGCCTGCGTTGCGTTGGTGCTTGGATTCCGATCGTCATCCAACCTGGCGGCCGCGTACGGGATCGCCGTCACCGTCACCATGCTGATCACCACCGTGCTTTTTTACTTCGTGGCGAGGCGTCTCTGGGGTTGGAAGCTTTGGACCACCCTGGCCGTGGTGATTCCGGCGTTCCTGATCGAGGCGGCGTTCTTTGGAGCCAATTCCCTCAAGTTCATGCATGGCGGCTGGTTCCCGCTTCTGGTCGCCTCAATGGTGTTCCTGCTGATGACCACGTGGCGGACCGGACGCCGCCTGTTGTGGGAGCGGGTCCGGACCACTGCCCTGCCGGCGACGCAGTTCCTGGAGGGCATCGGCCGGCGTGAAGTGCCGCGGGTCAAGGGCACCGGCGTCTATCTGGCCGGCAACCCGGAGGGCGTGCCGATCGCCCTTCTTCACAACCTGAAGCACAACAAGGTGCTTCACGACCGGGTGATCTTCCTGACCATCGTGGTTCACGACACCTCGCGGGTGGACGATGCCAGCCGGATCACCGTGGAGGAGCTCGGGCAGGGGTTCTGGAGGGTGCGGGCCTCGTTCGGCTTCATGGAGGAGCCCAACGTACCGCAGGTGCTCCGGCGATGCGCGGACTACGGATTAAAGCTTCGCGAGGCGGAGACCTCGTATTTCCTGAGTCGTGAGACGATCATCTCCAGCAGGAAGAGCGGGATGGTCCGCTGGCGGGAGATGCTGTTTGCCGTCATGGCCAGGAATTCCCAGAGCGCGACCAGCTTTTTCCAACTGCCTGCCAACCGGGTCGTCGAACTGGGCATGCAGGTGGAGATCTGA
- the dusB gene encoding tRNA dihydrouridine synthase DusB encodes MRLGSLELTSNLFLSPLAGYTNLPFRLVVREVGGVDLCTTDLVNARSLLERNPKALKLVESNERDRPLAVQLFGAVPEEMRDAAQQVEAMGARAVDINMGCPVRKVCRVGGGSAMMTALDRTAALVRAMTGAVGIPVTAKMRLGWDEENQTAPELVRALEDAGIAAVFIHGRTREQGFSGRVHLPGIRRVVQAARRIPVIGNGDVTTPEGARAMMDATGCAGVSIGRGAFYDPWIFRRTRHFLDTGALLREPGFEERVRLMTRHLDLMIEVFGEPHGCVMFRKVAPWYSKRFGPASGFNKRVVHLRTRTEFDAILNEYRRWRESFCDEAGELLPRHRPAPMVPSFLDGERGGEPASARRTEIPVPKGPVEVW; translated from the coding sequence ATTCGTCTCGGCTCCCTGGAGCTGACGTCCAACCTGTTTCTGTCGCCGCTGGCCGGATACACGAACCTGCCCTTCCGGCTGGTGGTTCGTGAAGTGGGCGGCGTGGACCTTTGCACGACTGACCTCGTCAACGCCCGGTCGCTGCTGGAACGGAACCCCAAGGCGCTGAAGCTCGTCGAATCCAACGAACGGGACCGTCCGCTCGCCGTCCAGCTCTTCGGCGCCGTGCCGGAGGAGATGCGGGACGCGGCGCAACAGGTCGAGGCGATGGGCGCCCGGGCCGTGGACATCAACATGGGCTGTCCGGTGCGCAAGGTCTGCCGCGTCGGCGGCGGGTCGGCGATGATGACGGCCCTGGACCGGACGGCGGCGCTGGTGCGGGCAATGACCGGGGCCGTCGGAATCCCGGTGACCGCCAAGATGCGCCTGGGCTGGGACGAGGAAAACCAGACCGCCCCGGAACTGGTCCGAGCGCTCGAGGACGCGGGCATCGCCGCAGTGTTCATCCATGGCCGTACCCGGGAGCAGGGCTTCAGCGGGCGGGTCCATCTGCCGGGAATCCGCCGCGTGGTGCAGGCGGCGCGCCGGATCCCGGTCATCGGCAACGGGGATGTCACCACTCCGGAGGGGGCTCGCGCCATGATGGACGCCACCGGCTGCGCGGGCGTGAGCATCGGTCGCGGGGCGTTCTATGACCCGTGGATCTTCCGCCGCACGCGCCACTTTCTCGACACGGGAGCCCTGCTTCGCGAGCCGGGATTTGAGGAACGCGTGCGCCTGATGACCCGGCACCTGGACCTGATGATCGAGGTGTTTGGGGAGCCGCACGGCTGCGTGATGTTCCGCAAGGTGGCCCCGTGGTACTCCAAGCGGTTCGGACCGGCCTCGGGCTTCAACAAGCGGGTGGTTCACCTGCGGACCCGCACCGAGTTTGACGCCATCCTCAACGAATACCGCCGATGGCGGGAGTCCTTCTGCGATGAGGCTGGCGAACTGCTTCCGCGCCACCGCCCGGCGCCGATGGTGCCGAGCTTCCTGGACGGCGAACGCGGCGGGGAACCCGCCAGCGCCCGGCGCACGGAAATCCCCGTCCCAAAGGGTCCGGTCGAGGTTTGGTGA
- the carB gene encoding carbamoyl-phosphate synthase large subunit yields MPPSAELLSRAKSLGFSDRQIAHLTSSTEDAVRAERHRLGLVPSYRLVDTCAAEFEAYTPYYYSTYDRGDDEVEASDRRKIMILGGGPNRIGQGIEFDYCCVHAAFALKEDGFETLMVNSNPETVSTDYDTSDKLFFEPLTLEDVLHIYERERCWGAIAQFGGQTPLNLALGLQKNGVRIIGTSPESIEIAEDRKLFAALLDRLGIPQPRNGLATSEAEALAIARTLGYPVLVRPSFVLGGRAMQIVYADHELQHYMRVAVEASPERPVLVDKFLEDATEVDVDCIADVGLFEDPSKGTVVIGGMLEHIEFAGVHSGDAAMVLPPHTLSPAVVDTIRSHTHAMARALKVAGLMNVQYAVKDDVVYVLEVNPRASRTVPFVSKAIGHPLAKLAAKVMAGRTLRDLGFTEEVPLHYWAVKESVFPFNKFQGQDIILSPEMRSTGEVMGLDASLGIAYAKAQMAAGSPLPLSGRVFISVGDSHKPRVAAIATDLADLGFELVATGGTATVLEQAGLKVQRIFKLNEGRPTAVDLLKNKELHLVINTPSGSAPRSDEVRIRTTAVMTGTPIITTLSGARAAVMAIAALRENGYSVKTIQEYH; encoded by the coding sequence ATGCCGCCATCCGCTGAACTGCTATCCCGGGCCAAGTCGCTCGGGTTTTCGGACCGCCAGATCGCCCACCTGACTTCGTCCACGGAGGATGCGGTCCGGGCCGAGCGGCATCGCCTGGGGCTGGTGCCCAGCTACCGGCTGGTGGATACGTGCGCCGCCGAGTTTGAGGCCTACACGCCGTACTACTACTCCACCTACGACCGGGGCGATGATGAGGTGGAAGCCTCCGACCGCCGGAAGATCATGATTCTCGGGGGCGGTCCCAACCGGATCGGACAGGGGATTGAATTCGACTACTGCTGCGTCCACGCCGCCTTCGCGCTGAAGGAGGACGGGTTCGAGACGCTGATGGTGAACTCCAATCCCGAGACGGTCTCCACGGACTACGACACCTCGGACAAGTTGTTCTTCGAGCCGCTCACCCTGGAGGACGTGCTGCACATCTACGAGCGGGAGCGATGCTGGGGGGCGATTGCGCAATTTGGAGGCCAGACACCGCTCAATCTGGCGCTCGGACTGCAAAAGAACGGGGTGCGCATCATCGGAACGTCCCCGGAAAGCATCGAAATCGCGGAGGACCGGAAGCTGTTTGCCGCCCTGCTGGACCGGCTCGGCATTCCCCAGCCGCGCAACGGGCTGGCGACGAGCGAGGCGGAGGCCCTGGCCATCGCCCGGACCCTCGGCTACCCGGTCCTGGTGCGTCCTTCGTTCGTCCTCGGCGGTCGCGCCATGCAGATCGTCTATGCCGACCACGAACTGCAGCACTACATGCGGGTCGCCGTCGAGGCGTCTCCGGAGCGCCCGGTGCTGGTGGACAAGTTCCTGGAGGACGCCACCGAGGTGGACGTGGACTGCATTGCCGACGTGGGATTGTTCGAGGATCCGTCGAAGGGCACGGTGGTCATTGGCGGGATGCTTGAGCACATCGAGTTCGCGGGGGTGCATTCCGGCGATGCCGCCATGGTGCTCCCGCCGCACACGTTGTCGCCGGCGGTCGTGGACACCATCCGCAGCCACACCCACGCCATGGCGCGGGCGCTGAAGGTCGCCGGGTTGATGAACGTGCAGTATGCGGTGAAGGACGACGTGGTGTACGTGCTCGAGGTGAATCCGCGGGCCTCACGGACCGTGCCCTTCGTATCCAAGGCCATCGGGCATCCCCTGGCCAAGCTGGCGGCCAAGGTCATGGCGGGCCGGACGCTCCGCGATCTGGGCTTCACCGAAGAGGTCCCGCTGCACTACTGGGCGGTCAAGGAGTCGGTGTTCCCGTTCAACAAGTTCCAGGGGCAGGACATCATCCTGTCCCCGGAGATGCGGTCCACCGGGGAAGTGATGGGCCTCGATGCGAGCCTGGGCATTGCCTATGCCAAGGCCCAGATGGCCGCCGGTTCGCCGCTGCCGTTGTCGGGGCGGGTGTTCATCAGCGTGGGGGACTCCCACAAGCCCCGGGTGGCCGCCATCGCCACGGATCTCGCGGATTTGGGTTTCGAACTGGTCGCCACCGGGGGCACCGCGACCGTGCTCGAGCAGGCCGGCCTGAAGGTGCAGCGGATCTTCAAGCTCAATGAGGGGCGGCCCACCGCCGTGGACCTTCTCAAGAACAAGGAGCTCCACCTGGTGATCAACACCCCCAGCGGCTCGGCCCCGAGGTCGGATGAGGTGCGCATCCGGACCACGGCGGTCATGACGGGCACGCCGATCATCACCACCCTGAGCGGTGCACGCGCCGCAGTGATGGCGATCGCCGCTCTCCGGGAGAACGGCTATTCGGTCAAGACCATCCAGGAGTACCACTGA
- a CDS encoding ribonuclease Z, producing the protein MSSSSATAGVRRSVTCFGVGEGWPSGDRRHASFLYRCGNTTILVDCGDGMSTAFKAAGIAYEAVDAVFLSHMHSDHVGGFSMFVQSLWLQQRRRPLPVYAAPRALAALAAWLEAVVLPPELIGFVIEWRPLTGGQAVPIGEVTVTAHPTSHLESLRRSLEGRHPATAFEAFSFVLSGPGFRVSHTADIGDVADLQPLLVARPELLICELSHVELEPLCAALRAAPPGRVVFVHVARDHLEAPGVTERRLQELLNPVPFSLGRDGEVVHF; encoded by the coding sequence ATGTCGTCCTCGTCCGCAACCGCAGGTGTCCGCCGCTCGGTGACCTGCTTCGGGGTCGGCGAGGGATGGCCGTCCGGAGACCGGCGCCACGCCTCGTTCCTCTATCGCTGTGGCAACACCACCATCCTGGTGGACTGCGGGGACGGCATGAGCACCGCCTTCAAGGCGGCGGGCATCGCCTATGAAGCGGTGGATGCCGTATTCCTGTCCCACATGCACAGCGACCATGTGGGGGGCTTCTCCATGTTCGTGCAGTCGCTCTGGCTGCAACAGCGGCGGCGTCCGCTCCCCGTGTATGCCGCCCCGCGTGCCCTCGCCGCCCTGGCCGCATGGCTGGAGGCCGTGGTGCTGCCACCCGAATTGATCGGCTTCGTCATTGAGTGGCGTCCCCTGACCGGGGGGCAGGCGGTTCCGATTGGTGAGGTCACCGTCACCGCCCATCCCACCAGCCACCTGGAGTCGCTGCGGCGTAGCCTGGAAGGGCGTCATCCGGCCACCGCCTTTGAGGCCTTCAGCTTCGTGCTTTCGGGACCGGGTTTCCGGGTTTCGCATACCGCCGACATCGGGGACGTCGCGGATCTCCAACCGCTGCTGGTGGCGCGTCCCGAACTGTTGATCTGCGAGCTGTCACACGTGGAACTGGAACCTCTGTGCGCCGCCTTGCGGGCTGCACCGCCTGGACGGGTGGTCTTTGTGCATGTGGCCCGGGATCACCTGGAGGCCCCCGGGGTGACCGAGCGCAGGCTCCAGGAGCTCTTGAATCCGGTGCCCTTCAGCCTGGGCCGGGACGGCGAGGTGGTCCACTTCTGA
- the ppdK gene encoding pyruvate, phosphate dikinase — MPKAPKYVYTWGHKKADGDGSMKALLGGKGANLAEMTRIGLPVPPGFTITTEVCTYYYAHKRTYPRELQSQMEAGVANMERIMGTKFGATSGMPLLVAVRSGARDSMPGMMDTILNLGLNDQTVLALEAATQNSRFAWDCYRRFIQMYGDVVLGVQKREGEDHEPFETVIHAYKHEKYHAEVEDSKLTPEDQQELVRRFKALVKERTGRVFPNDPWDQLRGAAGAVFGSWMNDRAIVYRRKYNIPSEWGTAVNVQAMVFGNTGDTSGSGVAFTRNPANGTNEFYGEFLVNAQGEDVVAGVRTPEPVLKLKDVMPKSYAELLNVRKTLEKHFRDVQDIEFTIQEGRLFMLQTRNGKRTAAAALKFAADMVQEKLIDWETAVLRNPADQLEQLLAPIFDPSEVKKARVIATGLPAGPGAATGRVYFNADRAVQASEKGETVLLVRVETSPEDLRGMIAAEGILTARGGVSSHAALVARQMGKVCVCGAAAVQIDYDAKTAVIDGKTFKEGDFLSIDGTSGLVYAGQIKTAPSEIITGLLNNDQRAQKTEKYRNYVQLMGWCKKATRLSVRTNADTPEQTAQAIAFGAEGIGLTRTEHMFFEGDRIDAMREMILAETLEAREAALAKLLPYQREDFLGIFKALGGFPATIRFLDPPLHEFLPHSKEQQMDLSRKLGVPVEKIMARVHELHEFNPMLGFRGCRLGIKYPEITRMQARAVLEAAAEANKKGFKAKPEIMIPLVGFKKELDLQVAIVHEVAALVQKERKVRIAYTVGTMIEIPRGALTADEIAQTAEFFSFGTNDLTQTCLGMSRDDSGSFLGAYTENEIVKKNPFASIDQTGVGQLVRIAAEKGRASRPGMKLGICGEHGGDPESVKFCHRVGLTYVSCSPYRVPVARLAAAQAAIEEKRAASKPAKKKKK, encoded by the coding sequence ATGCCAAAAGCTCCGAAATACGTTTACACTTGGGGACACAAGAAGGCTGACGGGGACGGGTCCATGAAGGCCCTCCTTGGCGGCAAGGGCGCCAACCTCGCCGAAATGACCCGCATCGGGCTCCCCGTGCCGCCCGGATTCACGATCACCACCGAGGTGTGCACCTACTACTACGCGCACAAACGGACGTACCCCAGGGAGCTGCAGTCCCAGATGGAGGCCGGTGTTGCCAACATGGAGCGGATCATGGGCACGAAGTTTGGTGCCACTTCCGGCATGCCGCTGCTGGTGGCCGTGCGCTCCGGCGCCCGCGACTCCATGCCGGGAATGATGGACACCATCCTGAACCTGGGTCTGAACGATCAGACGGTGCTGGCCCTGGAGGCGGCCACCCAGAATTCCCGGTTTGCCTGGGATTGCTACCGGCGCTTCATCCAGATGTACGGCGATGTGGTGCTGGGCGTCCAGAAGCGCGAGGGGGAGGATCACGAGCCGTTCGAGACCGTGATCCATGCGTACAAGCATGAGAAGTATCACGCCGAGGTCGAGGATTCGAAGCTCACCCCGGAGGATCAGCAGGAGCTGGTGAGGCGCTTCAAGGCGCTGGTGAAGGAGCGAACGGGCCGCGTGTTTCCCAACGATCCGTGGGACCAGCTGCGGGGCGCGGCCGGGGCCGTGTTCGGCTCCTGGATGAACGACCGCGCGATTGTGTACCGCCGCAAATACAACATCCCGTCGGAATGGGGCACGGCGGTGAATGTGCAGGCCATGGTGTTTGGCAACACCGGTGACACCTCGGGCTCCGGCGTGGCCTTCACCCGCAACCCGGCGAACGGCACCAACGAATTCTACGGCGAATTCCTGGTCAACGCGCAGGGCGAGGATGTCGTCGCGGGCGTCCGGACCCCCGAGCCGGTGCTGAAGCTCAAGGACGTGATGCCGAAGAGCTATGCGGAGCTGCTCAACGTCCGGAAGACCCTGGAGAAGCATTTCCGGGATGTGCAGGACATTGAATTCACCATCCAGGAAGGGCGGCTGTTCATGCTGCAGACGCGCAACGGAAAGCGCACGGCGGCCGCGGCGCTGAAGTTCGCCGCGGACATGGTCCAGGAGAAGCTGATTGACTGGGAGACCGCCGTCCTGCGCAACCCCGCCGACCAGCTTGAACAGTTGCTGGCCCCGATTTTCGATCCCTCCGAGGTGAAGAAGGCGCGGGTCATTGCCACGGGCCTCCCTGCCGGTCCCGGAGCGGCCACCGGACGCGTGTACTTCAACGCCGACCGTGCCGTGCAGGCCTCCGAGAAGGGCGAGACGGTGCTGCTGGTCCGCGTGGAAACCTCGCCCGAGGACTTGCGCGGGATGATTGCAGCCGAGGGGATCCTCACCGCCCGCGGGGGTGTGTCGTCCCATGCGGCCCTCGTCGCCCGTCAGATGGGCAAGGTGTGTGTTTGCGGTGCTGCCGCGGTGCAGATTGATTACGATGCCAAGACGGCCGTGATTGACGGCAAGACCTTCAAGGAGGGGGATTTCCTGTCCATTGATGGCACGTCCGGCCTGGTGTATGCGGGCCAGATCAAGACCGCCCCGTCGGAGATCATCACCGGCCTGTTGAACAACGACCAACGGGCGCAGAAGACGGAAAAGTACCGCAATTACGTGCAGCTCATGGGCTGGTGCAAGAAGGCCACGCGCCTGTCGGTGCGGACCAATGCCGACACGCCGGAGCAGACCGCCCAGGCGATCGCGTTCGGTGCCGAGGGCATCGGGCTCACGCGCACGGAGCACATGTTCTTCGAGGGCGACCGCATTGATGCGATGCGGGAGATGATCCTCGCGGAGACCCTGGAAGCCCGCGAGGCGGCGCTGGCCAAGCTGCTGCCCTACCAGCGCGAGGATTTCCTTGGCATCTTCAAGGCCCTGGGGGGATTTCCGGCGACCATCCGGTTTCTGGATCCGCCGCTGCACGAGTTCCTGCCCCACAGCAAGGAACAGCAGATGGATCTCTCACGGAAGCTCGGCGTTCCCGTGGAGAAAATCATGGCCCGCGTGCATGAACTGCATGAGTTCAACCCGATGCTCGGGTTTCGCGGCTGCCGTCTCGGCATCAAATATCCGGAGATCACCCGGATGCAGGCCCGCGCCGTGCTTGAGGCGGCCGCCGAGGCCAACAAGAAGGGTTTCAAGGCGAAACCCGAGATCATGATTCCGCTGGTGGGCTTCAAGAAGGAGCTCGACCTCCAGGTGGCCATTGTTCACGAGGTGGCGGCCCTGGTTCAGAAGGAACGGAAGGTCCGCATTGCCTACACCGTCGGCACCATGATCGAGATCCCCCGCGGCGCGTTGACGGCCGACGAGATCGCCCAGACCGCCGAATTCTTCAGCTTCGGCACGAATGACCTGACGCAGACCTGCCTTGGCATGTCCCGCGATGATTCGGGTTCGTTCCTTGGCGCCTACACCGAGAACGAGATCGTGAAGAAGAATCCCTTCGCCTCGATTGACCAGACGGGTGTCGGGCAACTGGTGCGGATCGCGGCGGAGAAGGGTCGGGCCTCGCGTCCGGGAATGAAGCTGGGCATTTGCGGCGAGCACGGCGGCGATCCCGAGTCGGTGAAGTTCTGCCATCGTGTCGGCCTGACCTACGTCTCGTGCAGCCCCTACCGGGTGCCGGTCGCCCGCCTCGCTGCCGCCCAGGCCGCGATCGAGGAAAAGCGGGCCGCGTCGAAGCCCGCGAAGAAGAAGAAGAAGTAG
- a CDS encoding DUF1080 domain-containing protein, whose amino-acid sequence MSLRFRPHAALVLVLVVELTGACRSVPLDALVAAKPAAPAGAAVALFNGCDLSGFYTWLVDTRFQDPRRVFSVTNGWLRISGDGLGYLATRESFRDYELTIEFKWGSTNTHWGDRSGRARDSGIFLHATGPDGNSHDGGGAFMAAIECNLFEGATGDLLLIRGDDARGNLIAPRVTVTSDGRRDADGWPWWSPEGSPITLERWGRVNWRNKDANWRDITGFRGPRDVERPPGEWNQLVITCRDGTIRIVLNGQLTTEATLVWPREGKLLLQCEGSEIYFRRMLVRRIEIE is encoded by the coding sequence ATGTCGCTCCGCTTCCGTCCGCATGCGGCCCTGGTGCTGGTGCTGGTGGTCGAACTCACGGGCGCCTGTCGTTCCGTTCCCCTCGACGCCCTCGTCGCTGCCAAGCCCGCGGCCCCGGCGGGGGCCGCGGTCGCCCTCTTCAACGGCTGCGATCTGTCGGGGTTTTACACGTGGCTGGTGGACACCCGTTTCCAGGATCCCCGGCGGGTCTTCTCGGTCACCAACGGCTGGCTCCGCATCTCCGGAGACGGTCTGGGCTACCTTGCAACCCGCGAGTCCTTCCGGGACTACGAGCTGACCATCGAGTTCAAGTGGGGCAGCACCAACACGCATTGGGGCGATCGCTCCGGCAGGGCGCGCGACTCCGGAATCTTCCTCCACGCGACCGGTCCCGACGGCAACAGCCACGATGGTGGCGGTGCGTTCATGGCGGCCATCGAATGCAACCTCTTCGAGGGTGCCACCGGTGACCTCCTCCTGATCCGCGGTGACGACGCCCGGGGGAACCTGATCGCCCCGCGCGTGACGGTCACAAGCGACGGCCGACGGGACGCCGATGGCTGGCCCTGGTGGTCCCCGGAGGGGAGCCCCATCACTCTCGAGCGCTGGGGCCGGGTGAACTGGCGGAACAAGGACGCGAACTGGCGGGACATCACCGGCTTTCGAGGCCCCAGGGATGTCGAGCGTCCGCCCGGCGAGTGGAATCAACTCGTCATCACCTGCCGCGACGGAACCATCCGCATTGTGCTCAACGGCCAGCTCACGACTGAGGCGACCCTGGTCTGGCCGCGCGAAGGAAAGCTGCTGCTCCAGTGCGAGGGCTCGGAGATCTACTTCCGCAGGATGCTCGTCCGGCGGATTGAGATTGAGTGA
- the cls gene encoding cardiolipin synthase, with the protein MIFPLIYLVVEGVAILSAVHALFTVRTAQGSVAWIIGLVAFPIPGLPLYWFFGSRRFEFHSRAMQRKLVKHRCEVHRVRDEIKPFQVGRAGILPARVADVAAIAGEEFLRGNQLRLLINGEETFASILAGIATARHSVFVQFYIMREDGLGTRLLEALAARAAEGVEVCFLFDSFGSAAMKPSVIQKWRDRGLKMATFCAVSGWRERWRLNFRNHRKNVIVDGRLGFVGGHNVGDEYLGLDPKFGAWRDTHVRVEGPAAMQLQMVFAADWAFATGELLKGCWQAPENLPSDSGQRALVLSSGPSDERERCTLFFHQAISMAEHRLWIASPYFVPDEGILHALQLAGIRGVEVRILLPMKPDQWLVWLASFAILTELDHPNLHIHRFTGGFLHQKALLVDDHFAAVGTKNFDNRSFRLNFEITLAVADRQFASEVAAMFEADFSASENADARDYDHRPLLFKAGARAARLLAPIL; encoded by the coding sequence TTGATTTTCCCGCTGATCTATCTGGTGGTGGAGGGCGTCGCGATCCTGAGCGCGGTGCACGCGCTCTTCACCGTGCGCACGGCGCAGGGCTCGGTCGCCTGGATCATCGGGTTGGTGGCGTTTCCGATCCCGGGGCTGCCGCTCTATTGGTTTTTCGGGAGCCGGCGGTTTGAGTTCCACTCGCGGGCCATGCAGCGAAAACTGGTGAAACACCGCTGCGAAGTCCATCGCGTGCGCGATGAAATCAAACCGTTCCAGGTCGGGCGCGCCGGGATTCTGCCCGCGCGGGTGGCCGACGTCGCCGCCATCGCTGGCGAGGAGTTTTTACGCGGCAACCAGCTCCGTTTGCTCATCAACGGTGAGGAAACCTTCGCCTCCATCCTCGCCGGGATTGCGACCGCGCGGCATAGCGTCTTTGTCCAGTTTTACATCATGCGCGAGGACGGCCTGGGCACCCGCCTGCTGGAGGCGCTCGCCGCCAGGGCAGCGGAAGGGGTCGAGGTTTGCTTTCTGTTCGACAGCTTCGGCAGTGCCGCGATGAAGCCGTCCGTGATCCAAAAATGGCGTGATCGTGGGCTCAAGATGGCCACCTTCTGCGCCGTGAGCGGCTGGCGCGAACGCTGGCGGCTCAATTTCCGCAACCACCGCAAGAACGTGATCGTTGATGGGCGCTTGGGTTTCGTGGGCGGCCACAATGTCGGCGACGAATACCTTGGCCTGGACCCGAAATTCGGAGCGTGGCGCGACACGCATGTGCGGGTGGAGGGCCCCGCTGCGATGCAGTTGCAGATGGTTTTCGCCGCCGACTGGGCTTTCGCCACCGGCGAACTTCTGAAGGGATGCTGGCAGGCTCCGGAAAACCTGCCGTCGGACAGTGGCCAGCGGGCCCTTGTACTGTCCTCCGGGCCGTCCGATGAACGCGAACGCTGCACGCTCTTTTTCCATCAGGCGATCTCCATGGCGGAGCACCGGCTCTGGATCGCGAGTCCGTACTTCGTGCCGGATGAAGGCATCCTGCACGCGCTGCAACTTGCCGGCATCCGGGGCGTGGAGGTCCGCATTCTGCTGCCGATGAAGCCCGATCAGTGGCTGGTCTGGCTCGCGTCCTTCGCCATTCTCACGGAACTGGATCACCCGAACCTTCACATCCACCGCTTCACCGGCGGCTTCCTCCACCAGAAGGCGCTGCTGGTTGACGATCACTTCGCCGCTGTGGGCACGAAGAATTTCGACAATCGTTCCTTCCGCCTGAATTTCGAAATCACGCTCGCGGTCGCCGACCGGCAGTTCGCGTCTGAAGTTGCGGCGATGTTTGAGGCGGATTTTTCCGCCTCCGAGAACGCAGACGCCCGTGATTACGACCACCGCCCGCTGCTGTTCAAAGCCGGAGCCCGAGCCGCCCGGCTCCTCGCGCCGATCCTGTAG